One region of Triticum aestivum cultivar Chinese Spring chromosome 6B, IWGSC CS RefSeq v2.1, whole genome shotgun sequence genomic DNA includes:
- the LOC123135720 gene encoding uncharacterized protein gives RDRDDGSGDRTESGQPSGSSTTSVRRRGPKKKLSSDERFEITAIAHDGDPIEPIRTKNAFAAQCGALVRDKIPISIHQWYKPKEEDPQVSYVNDMQKDDLWTELKAKFTLPPKEDPEKPVKEQLIKSCALKKMAGLFRRWRKELKKFVDKEETPEFIGKYEKIRDHWPSFVAHTTSEKSKKMSTTNKQNAAKKKFHHRMGSGGYLKARPKWSKAENDLLDKGIEPETMKWPDRYRTWFFGVGRTLDPISGKCHWTDEQLKTPVNRLRHYIDAAQQGTFVPDREKDELTMALRNPEHPGRTRGTPGYIPWKVGFPDAGGYKIHERRKKLEQSKLHALHERVQGLEEREADRNKRSAEVSPEATPPSQRRSSVAFTELLQPEHVLTAPASYPVDFITEAQNCHLMTQWQNLKVKAAIGQVRPSEPGATFHCRPIPEGYARVTVDKITEGFEDLQLDHPTEKLPYERTKEENAKIMQAEVDDFFEGLKAKRHPPPEEKVDPVKAKRTIDPLRKPPKSPPRTNYERITEETYLEAERPGSTVSDKSGDIVANAPWTVASYGNLADYLPDDQLPDFLEVDEHRYEYGKPLVKDEKSLTTMMRRFHNWYMKSCRESGGTNALYLNIKEEHNLVGTDLLTVPFEEFFEFFNQKALDKLTAFCYCLLKIVECKKQEMYDIGFINTNI, from the exons cgagaccgtgatgacggctccggtgaccgaaccgagtctggccag ccctccggatcgagcacaacttcagtcaggagacgaggcccgaagaaaaagttgagctcggatgaaaggtttgagatcacagcaatcgcgcacgATGGCGACCCGATTGAACCCATCCGTACAAAgaatgcatttgctgctcagtgcggggctcttgttagggacaagatcccgatcagcatccaccaatggtataagcctaaggaggaagaccctcaggtgtcttatgtcaatgatatgcagaaagatgatctttggactgagctgaaggcaaaattcaccctaccgccaaaggaggatccggagaagccagttaaagagcaattaatcaagtcttgtgctcttaagaagatggcaggcctattcaggaggtggaggaaagagctgaaaaagtttgtcgacaaagaagagacaccagaattcatcggcaaatatgagaagatcagagatcactggccctcATTTGTGGCCCACacgacatcagaaaagagtaagaagatgtcgacgacaaacaagcaaaatgctgcgaagaagaagtttcaccatcgcatggggtcaggtggctacctcaaagcccggcctaagtggtccaaggctgagaatgatctgcttgataaagggatcgaaccagagacaatgaaatGGCCAGACCGttaccggacttggttcttcggggttggcagaaccttggaccctatatcagggaagtgccattggacggacgagcaactgaaaacaccagtcaataggcttcggcactatatcgatgcagcgcagcaagggacgttcgttccagacagggagaaggacgagctcacaatggccctcaggaatcctgagcaccctggacggacacgaggcacgccaggctacattccgtggaaggttggttttccggacgcagggggttacaaaatccacgagaggaggaagaaactggagcagagcaaACTGCATGCAttgcacgaaagggtacaagggctagaggaacgagaagcagatcgcaacaaacgatCTGCCGAAgtttcccccgaagctaccccgccatctcagcggagaagcagtgtggctttcaccgagctgcttcagccagagcatgtcttgacggctcctgctagctaccccgtggattttatcacggaggctcaaaattgccaccttatgacgcaatggcagaacttaaaagtcaaggcggctatcggccaagttcgaccttctgaacctggcgcaacttttcactgtcgtccgattccagaaggatatgctagggtgacggtggacaaaataacggagggatttgaggacctccagcttgaccaccctaccg agaagttaccgtacgagaggaccaaggaggaaaacgcgaagatcatgcaggccgaagtggacgacttctttgaagggttgaaagcaaagagacatccacctccggaggagaaggtagatccggtgaaagcaaagcgcactatcgatcccctgaggaaaccaccaaagtctccaccgagaaccaactatgagcgcattactgaagagacatatctcgaagcggagcggccgggaagtactgtcagtgataaaag cggcgacatcgtcgctaatgctccgtgGACGGTGGCCagttatggcaatcttgcagattacctgcctgacgatcaacttcctgatttcttggaggtggacgaacacagatacgagtacgggaagcctcttgtcaaagatgaaaaatctctaacaacgatgatgcgaagattccataattggtacatgaaaagctgcagagagtctggggggacgaatgctttgtatctgaatattaaagaggagcacaacctcgttggaactgatctgttgactgttccatttgaggagttcttcgagttcttcaatcaaaaggccctcgataaattaacggccttttgctactgttt attgaagatcgtcgagtgcaaaaaacaagaaatgtatgatattgggttcattaacacaaatatc